In Calditrichota bacterium, the genomic stretch ACCGCCGAAATCCGGCGACTACTCGAAGACGGGCTTCCGTTGCTCTATCTCGAAGGTGAGTTGTCGAATGTGAAACACCACTCTTCGGGGCATCGGTATTTCACTATCAAGGATGAGGGGGCG encodes the following:
- a CDS encoding exodeoxyribonuclease VII large subunit gives rise to the protein MVTNVSPDIWSVSRLTAEIRRLLEDGLPLLYLEGELSNVKHHSSGHRYFTIKDEGA